CACCTCGGACGCCGCCCGCAGCTGGTTGGTTACGGCGTTGTACGACCAGCGGACCCGCGTCCCAGACGTCTGCGAGTAGATCCACATCGACACCGACGTCGACGACGAGCCGTTCGCCCCGGGCGCCGTGGACAGCTTCACCGGCAGGGATGCCCCCGCCAGCGACCATTCCCGAATCGACGTCTGCCGGGACACGACACCCGACACGACCGGTAGCCGCAGCCGACCCCCTGTCTGCACCGCCCCACCGGACGACGTCCACATCGTCGGGTCCATCACGCCACTGTCGAAGGCGTCGCCCAGCATCGACAGTGAGTACGGCGCCGCCCCGGACCGGACAGGCACGACCGCCTGACTGATCCTGAGCGGTGCGTTGGGCCGGACATGCGGGTAGAACGGGCTGTCCGGGTTCCCCGGTGTCAGAGCCCCGTCCGCATTGTCGAGCCGCAGTGACGCCGTGCCCGGCTGGATCTCGGACAGTTCATCCGCCGCGCCCCGGGTGATCGACACCCCCTGGACCTGATCCACCCGGCGGGTGACGTCCGACCACAGAATGCTCTCCTGGGACTGGATCAGCCCACCCCAGCCCATCTCCACAAGGACCGGCACGGCTACCTCCCCACGCTCAGGTTCACCGTGGCGCCCTGCGCACGGCCCAGTTGCACCAGCACCCGCTGCACCTCCCGGCCCACCGCGACCGGGTCCATGGCCTGCTCGACGGTGACCGCCACGTTGTAGACCACGCCACCCCCACCGCCCATGACCGCGGGCCGGCCGATGACCGGCTGCATCCCGGCGACCCGCCCGGACACCTCGCCGAGTGCGGCGTCGAGCATCGGCATGGGCTGCGTCAGTCCTTGCGCCAGGCCCTCCGTGGAGTACCGGCCGACCTGCGCCATCACCGTGCTGGGCGACTTGATGCCCAGCGCCTTCTTGATGGCCGTCTGCATCCCCTTCGCGATCTTCGTCATCTGCGTCTCGATCGCGTCCTGTTGCGACGTCAGCCCCTTCAGGAACCCGGCCCCGGCCTGTGAGCCCGAGTCGTACATAGCGTCCGCCCCGGCCTTGCCCAGCGACGTCGTGGCCGAGTCGAGCGCGGTCTGAGTGGAGTTGATGGACTTCAGCGTGGTGGACGAAGCACCAGCCAGGGCCGACGCGTAGGCGTACCCCTGCTCCGGACCCATGTCGAGGATCTGCCGAATGAGGCCCTTGGACAGGCCGCGCTTGGCCAGGGTCCCGATGTAGCTGGTGAAGGTCTTGATCTTCGCCAGCTTCGCCGCCAACCCGGCCTTGATGCTGCCGGCCGACACTTCGCCGTCCGCGATACCGAGCTGCCCCAGCGTCGTTTCCTGACGCGCGGCTGCCGTGACAGTGCCCGCGAACTTCTTCGCCGTCGCGATCGTTGCGGCAATGTCGTCCCGCCTCTTGGCCAGGACCTGCAACCGCTTCGTGTCGCGGTTGACCATCGCGACCAGCCGGGAATCCTTCGTGGTCCGCGAGCCCCTCCACGCAGCCCAGATGTCCCTGACCAGATCCTTCGAGACTGCACTGATCTTGCCCTTGGACCCGGTCAGCCCGATGATCAGGCCCCGGCCCGCGTCGGCCGCGAGCGCCTTCGTCTTCTTCGACGGGCTCGCGATCTCCAGCTCATCCCGAATCCCGTACAGGACCGCAGCCCCAAGACCCCGGCCACCAGCCGTGACGGCATCCGTCGACACGCCCATGCCGGACCGCAGCCCCGCACTCGCGTCCCGGCCGGCCCGCGCCGCATCAGACACCATCGCCATGCTGTCGGAGTGGGAGTAGATCTCCGTCCCGCCCCCACCGAAACGCATGAGCTCGGGGCCCTGCTCGCCAACCCAGGCCAGTTCGCCCGGCTTCGGCTTGCCACCGGAGGCGAACCCGCCGATGGACTTCGCGAAGCTGGACACACCCGAGTGTGATGACCGGTACTGCACCATCACGCTGGCGGTAGCGGTTCGCCCATCCATCGCGGCAAGCTCTCGCTTCGCCTGCGCGATCTTCGCCTGAAGATCGCCGATGTTCGCCTTGACCTGCGCCTTGCGCGAGTCAGGAACCTTCGCCAACCGACTCTTCGCGTCGGCCAGCTTTGCCGCCAGATCCTCCAGGTTCCCCTTCAGGCGGGCGGTCTTGTCCGGTGTCTTCAGGATCTGGTCCGCGAGCTTCCGGGCCTCATCCCGGTTCAGTCCCATGGCGTCGGCTGTCGCGATCAGCTTCTCGCGGCCGCGGGCATAGATGCCGTTGACGGTCGACCATGACGCCCCGGACTCCCGGGCCTGCGCTGCCGCCTCATCCGTCTTCGACGCCAGGTCGTTCAGCGCAGTGGCTGCCGTCCGGGCCTTCTCGCTGTTGAGGTTGAGCTGCCCGCCAGAGATTGACAGGGCTTCCTCGTTGCCCTTGATCGCCTTCGTGGCAGCATCGATCGCAGCCTCGAACCCGATCATCCCGCCCAGACCCTGCCGGTGGGATTCGTTCAGCGCACTGATGCTCTGCCGCAGCCCATCCGCGCTGGACTTCTGCGCGTCGAGCTTCGCCTGCACCTGCTGAGCCTGCGTACCGAACAAGCCCATCGACTGGGCGGCCAGCTGCTCCTCGAACGCCTTGTCCGCCAGCGCTTCCTTGTACTCGGTGAGCTTGGTGTTCAGGCCAGCTGTCTCGTAGTTGTTCTCGCCCATCTGCTTCTTGATGCGGGCCAGAGCAGCCGCGGCCAGGTCGGCCTTGCCGCCGGCCACGAGACCAGCCAAGGACTTGTCGAGCGCCTCGACTTCCTTCTTCGCGTCCTTGAACGAGATGGGGTTGTCGTTGAACCGCTTGAAGAACTCGTCGCCGTCCTTGGCCGACATGAGGTTGAGGCTGGCCATGAGGCCGCTCAGGTCCTTGCCGAAGACTCTGGCCGTTTCTCCCGCGACTTGGCCCGAGTCGGCGAACCGGCCCAGGCTGGACGTCATCTTGTCGATGTCCGGTGGCGCAGACTTCCCCATCTGCGACAGTTCCATAAGGCCGATAACGAGCAGTCCAATACCGGCGCCGGCCAGGGCGATCTTCGCGCCTCGCGACATGGCGCCAATCCCGGCAGTGACCGCAGCCAGACGGCCCGGTGCCGCGGCAGCAGCCGACCGCATCGCGACGATCTCCGCAGTGAATGCGGCCATCGCTGCACGACCCGCGGCCATGCCGGCCGCCGCCAACTTCGCAAGCTTGATCGCTACGACCAGCTGGAGGATCGTACTGACCGCGTCAGGTGGGACCGCCGCCACGATCCCCGACAAACCGTTGACGACGTCGAGCAGCGAGACACCGACACCCGAGGCCCCGACGAGGACATTGCCCAGCGCCTGGCCGACGTTGCCGAGAGTCTCCGCAACGACCGGGCCCTGCTCGCGGGCGAAGGCCATGAACTCGCTGAGACCGCCGCCGACCTCACCGGTGTCCACGGTCCGCATCAGATGGATGAGCTGGTCGTCGACCTTGCGAAGAGTGTCGTTCGAGAACTTCGTGAACTTCTGGGTGACCCGGTCCAGGCCGGGTGACGCCATCTCGCCACCGAGGACCGTCATCATGCGGTCGAGCTCGTGCCCCGTGCCCTTGACCAGACCCTCGGTTTTCGGGAGCAGGCCGTTGGCGATCGCGAGGCCCTTGTTGAAGGCCGGCATCGTGTCGTCGGCCAAGCTGTCGGACCAGTTCTTGGCCGAGTCTTTCAGCAGTCCGAGCGCAACCGCGGCTTCGCGAGTCTCCGGCGGTAGATCCGCCAGCACCCGCTGATATGCCAGCTGCGCCGTGATCGCTGCTTCGGACGTGCGGCCGCTCTTACTGACCGCGTCCTCGTACTTCTGCTGTGCCTCGCCCGCCTCGGAAAGGGCGGAGATCTGCGGGATCAGCGCGCCCGTGAAGGCAATGGCGGCGATGGCCACGGCGCCGGCCCCGGCGGCGAGCGGCGCCAGGGACGCGGCGGCCGGGATCGCTGCCGGGGCCAGGCTGATCAGCGACGCTGCGAGTTTCTCGCCCACCGTTGACGCGCGGTCCGCAACGGCCGACCAGTCCGCCGTACTGCGCCGGGCCCCCGTGATGCGGAGGCCCGTGAGCCGGGCCGCGTCCGACGTCGTGAGGAAGCGGCCGCGAAGGTCCCGCAGCCGGCCGTCCGCGTCCTGTGTGAACGCGCGCAGGTCCGAACTCGCGCCGCCTGTCACCCGCTGAAGGCGCCGACGGAAATCCTCTGAGGACTCACCCGCGCGACGCATGACGGGGGTCAGACCGTCGCGACCATCGAGCACGAACGTCAGGCGGGTGGACGCCATCACTCACCTCCGGATTGCTGGGCCTGCTGGTGGGCGTCCATCCAGATGACGAGCGCGTAGAAGTCGTCGACGATCAGCTCGTCGACGTCGCGGGGTCCGAGGTGGAGGAGGTGGGCGAAGAGTCCGAGGTACTGGGCTCGGAGATCTGGGATGTCGAGATCGAGGACGTCGTCGGCTCGGGTGCGGCCTCCGACGCTGCCGATGCTTCCCCGGCCGGGGACGGGTCTTTTCCCTCAGCCTCGGCCTGGCACTTCTCGATGTACGCGCGGGCGTGCTCCGGATCGGCCGCTGCCTCCGGTACCTCGGCGAGCGCCAGGACGACCTGCTCGATCGTCACGGTCGGGTCAGTGGCCCGGTAGGCGAAGCCGTTGTTCACCCAGTCCTCGATCTCCCGCTTGTCGTAGCGGGTGGTCAGCTCCTCAACACCGGGATCGAACTCCGCGAACCGCAGGGTCGGAGCGTGACGCTTCCGCAAGACCCAGACGATGCCCCGCATGGCGTCAAGGTCATCGAGTGGCAGCCCCTCCTTGATGGCCGGCCACGTCTTGTCGATAGTCCGGCCGACGATGGATGCCTCCGACGACAGCAGGGTCCGGACGTCGTACTGCTCCGGCTCTCCGCCCTCGGGCGTGTAAACAATGATCATGATGGGTTCCCTACTCAAGTTGGCGGCGAACGTCATCGAGGATGCGGTTGACCTCGGCGGTCATACGGGGGGTATGGGTGCGGACGGTCTTGTCCCACCACAGGGGGGTCGTGGTCTGGGTCGCCCACCGACGGCGGTTGGCGAACACTGGATGGCGGATGCGGCCGGGCGTGCCCCCGCGGCCTCCGTCGTTCAGCACGCCGGGCATGGTCCGCAGGTCGCGCGGCAGCCGAGCGAGATCCACCCAGACTCGCGCGCCAGGGTTGCCGGCAGTTCGGACACTGATCCGGATCGCGGCCGCGATCGTGGCGCGCATGGGCCTGGTCGTCGGGGACGGGCCCCCGCGCTTCCCGGAGGCGCGGCCTGCCGATCGAATGGGCAGGCTACTGACTGTGTTCTTCAGGTCATCGCGCAGCGGCTCGCCCGCACGCCTGATCCGCCGCTGCATGCTGCTGCGGATGTGCTCGCCACCGGCCGCCCTGAGCCTGCGTTGCAGGTCCAGGAGCTGACCGGTACCGAGGATTCGTACGGAGGAAACAGCCACCTGACACCTCCCGGTAGAAGGCGCCAAGGGCGAGGCAGATCAACAGACGATGTGGCCGAACGCCTCGACCTGGCGGTTGATCTGCTCCTGGGTTCGAGGGGGCCTGTTGCGGCAGATCACGGTGGTGCCGCCTTCAGCAACCCACGAACTGGCAACTCCTCCGTGGCTGCTGCAAGCCCCCTGCCTTCCAATGGACTGGGACGACCAGCCATCCGCGCAGGATGTCCCCTGGAACGTCCACGTCACTGGGGTCTCAGGCGGGGCCGGCGTTGGGGAGTTGGATACGCGGCGGGTCGAGTCATCGTCCTGGAAGAACGAGACCTTCACGAAGACCACAGCGATGATCAGGAAGAACGCGACGCCTGATACGACGACGGTCCCCTGATACACGACCTTGATCGCCTTCTTCAGACGACCCCAAGCGCGCGATATGCCAGCAATCCCCACGCCCTTGCCTCCCCCGAGCCGCGTCCCCACACGGCGTTCGAATCGTACTGCGGGAACGGGCTCAGATTTCAGAGGGTGATGTCCGTGGACATGTACTCGATCGACGGGACGTTCGTGCCGTTCGACAGCCCGGTGAAGTTGAACGTCGGCTTGACCAGGTCGAAGCCTTCGACGGTCGGCGGTGCGTCGTCGAGCTTGATCACGGGGAGCTTCACGGTGAACCGCTCCGGGTTGGACGCGGCGATGATCGGGCCGGTGAAGTCCCACACGAATGACATCCCGCCGTCGCTGGTGTGCAGGTCATCGAGCACGGTGTCGACGTAATCGCCCTCCAGCGAACCGGTGATCTTCACCTGGTCGTTGGTGATCGGCTCGGCCTTCGTGCCCGACTGGCCGGCGTAGTAACGCTCGGTCGCCTGCGGCCGCTCGATCTTGACGCTGACCTTGCGAATGCCGTCACGCGCCACCTCGGACGCGTACGTACCAGTCTTCACCGACATCTGCCCGAAGTGAAACGGCGACATGCTCGGGTACGTGGCGACCGCGAGCACCGACGTCTCCTCAACGTCCTTGCAGTCGAGCTCGAACGAGACAGTCAGCATGCCGCCAACCTCGCACGAGAACTCCGCCGAGATCACCTTGCAACCCAGGAAGTTCTTCCTCGTCACAGTGCCCGTGGTGAGCGGGAGACCTTTCTGCAGCGTGAGGCTCTTGCCCGCGACGTCGGCCAGGAGGTGAGTCTGGAGGTACGCCGCCGTGGCAGCCTGCTGCACCGGCGTCACTGTCGTACCCATCAGCGACTGGAGCAGGACTCCCATCGCCTTGTTGGTGACCTCCATGTCCAGGCTGCCGGCGGCCGAGCGCTGGGTGACCACGCGCCGGGACGACAGCGGCATCAGGCGCCCGGCCGCGATGCCTGCGGACTGTGCCGTCACCTTCTTCAGTTGAAGGGATTCCTTCGTGAACTCCACGAACTTGGTGGGGGCCACGTAGGTGCCGTAGGTGGTCTCGGCCGCGATGCCGACCTGCGCCCCGAGTCCGGATCCGATCGCCATGTCAGGCCCCCGTCTTGGTGTCGGCGGCCTTGGCCGCGCTGGTCTTCTTCAGCCCAGGGGCTGGGGCCTCGGAGGCCTTGGGCTCCTCGACTCCCTCCCATACGTGGGGCTGGCAGGCGTAGCCCTCGTACCGGCCGTCAGGGACTTGGACGACCTCGTCCGGGTGGACAGTGCGGCTGCCGAGCTCCGGCACGGTGACCGGCTCGGCGCCGATGTAGCGCACTCGCGCCATGGCGTAACTCCTCATGTGGGGATGGTCAGATGCGGGCGCGGCAGGTCACCGTGAAGGCGAGGCCCGCGCGAATGCCCTGGTCGGTGTTGGACTGGTGGAGCACGCCGCGGGTGAGGTGCGCCCACTGCACTGCGCCGTTGAGCGTCGGTGCCTCCGGGTTCGGGCCGGTCGCGCGGATCGCGTCCTCGACGACGGCCAGGAGCTCGAAGGCCCGCAGCCGGCAGACGCTCACATCGGAGTCGCCGGACCAGGTATCAATCCAGCCCGCGATCGTGAAGTCCTCGTCTCGCCGCCTCGCACCCGCGTACGCGAAGTCCTGCACGGTCTCGGCCGCGGTGTCGCCGTCGGGGGACCAGCCGACCGCGAGCAGGTCCTGGTCGGACATGTCGCCGACCGGGGGCCCGTCAATGACGTTCACCTCGGCCAGGGCCGGTGCGGCCCGAAGCACGGCCAGCAGCGCAGCGATTGCGCCGGGTACTGCAGAGGTCGCCATTACGCCATCCCTGGGGGGATCTGGTCCGGGTTGAGCAGCTGCACAGCCCGGTTCGGAATCGCATATCCCAGGCCCGGGATCGGCTCGGTGACGTCGAAGTCACCGACGCCGAGCTGTGGCCGGCCCGGCCCCTGCTGAGTTCTCCACAGGTGTTGAAGGATGATGCGGGCGGCTGCGGTGATGTTCGCGTCGATGATGCGGCGCCCCGCCTCGTACGTGACCCGGAGCGGCCCGGTGAAGCAGCCGCCAGTGCGCAACCGCACGATGCCTGTCGACTCGTCGAGGTCGAGGCCAGCGACCTCGTACGACGTGCCCCCGGACAGCACCGAGGCCACCGAGGTGAGCGTCAGGGCAGGGACCTGGCGCAGGGCCAGGGCCTCGACCAGGCGCACCGGGTGAACCTCGGTGACCGTACGGACAACGACCGGACCGACGAACCACTCCACGGCCCGGGTCGTTGCCTCGACCCAGAACCGGACCTCATCCCGATCCGCTGCACTCTTCTTGTTGAGGTGGTCCATGGCGTCGGACAGCGACACGATCGACGGAGGAACTGCATCTCGAACGTCGAATGAGTCGGTGTACGCGGCGCCGGGGCCGGTGAAGAGCCAGCGGACGGTATGGCGGCCGGCCTGCGCCGTGGGGTAGTCGGCCTGGTACTGGCCGGTGGCTGTCTCCTCGACGGGCGGTGACGTGCTTGTGCCGTCGGGGAGTCCGATGGTGAGTACCGCCGTGGCGGCGGTGGTGAGGGTGCCGTCCGGGTCTCGGCACTCAGCAGTCAGGCGCGCTGTCGCGCCGAGGTCGTACGGCACCCTCGCCTCCTTCTACCGGGTCTCGATGCCGTCGCGCAGGTCGCCACCGTGCGAGGCCTCGGCAGCCAGCTCGGCGTCCGCCTGGTCGGCGGCGGCGCGCGTTTCATCGTTCGCGCGGGCCTGCGCGAGGACGGTCTCCCGCTCCTTCGCGATGCCCGCCCGGTTCTGGCCGGAGGCCTCGACGTCGAGCACCCGCACCGCCTCCTCCTCGCCGACGTCGACGAGGTACGCCAGCACCTCGCGGTTGCTGTGCTCGGCCGGGTCGAACGCCTCGGCCTGTGACAGATCGTCGGCGGGCGGCACCCGGTCGGGAGCCACCGGCGGCGGAGACGGAATTTCGTCCGCCCACACCGCGCGATATCCGTCCGCCCACTTCGCCGCCTCCTCCTCCGCCAGTTCGACCAGGTCGCCCGGCTGCCAGGAGAAGTCGAGGCCCGAGACCGCCTCCAGGATTCGGATTCGCAGCATCAGGCGTGCACCACCGGAGCGACCCGAGGGTTCGCCAGGAGGACCTGCGCACCGAGGGTGCCGCCCGACGTCGTACCGGCCGCCGTGAGCGCAGCGCGAAGGTAGCGCTTCTGGCCCTTGTAGCCGATGACGAACAGCTTGTTGTCGTCGGCCGCGACGATGGCCGGCTCGACGCCCTGAAGCTCCGACGTGGCGACCGCGGTGAAGTTGGTGTTGTCGTCGGACTCCTGAACCTCGATCGTGTGGGTGCCATCGGTGATGACACCGGTGTGCACCACGACCATGGCGTCCTGGAACAGACTGCCGTTCGTGGCCCGGTCCACGCCGGTGCCGTTCGATGATGCGGTGCGGGTGGCGATCGCCAGGGTCTCCCGCAGGGTGACGTTGCTGTACGCGTCCCTCATGACGCGCTCCTCTCAGGTCATGCCGGGCCGGGGATCAGAACGGCCCAGGGCTAACAGCGGGATGGATCAGGACGCAGGGTGCTGGTACAGCCGGATGGCGTTGGAGTCCTGGATGCCGCCGTCGAAGCGGGCGAACCCCAGGAAGGCGACCTGGAGGTACTCGGCGTACCGCTCGACCAGGCGCAGCGTCTGGACGTCGAGGACCTGGCGGATGACGTAGCCCGCCTTGAAGTCGCCGAACGCGATGCTCTTCGCGTTGGCGGCCGGGCCGGGCATCGAGTCGTCAACCGTGTACGCGAACCCGTTGATCGTGGCCGGGAACCCGGGCGCCGGGATCGGCTGCCACAGCGGCCGGCCGTCCAGGTCCTTGAGCTTCCGGAGAACCTTCAGGAGGCTGTCACCGAACAGGTACTTACCGTTGGCCC
This genomic interval from Streptomyces sp. NBC_00464 contains the following:
- a CDS encoding phage tail tube protein → MAIGSGLGAQVGIAAETTYGTYVAPTKFVEFTKESLQLKKVTAQSAGIAAGRLMPLSSRRVVTQRSAAGSLDMEVTNKAMGVLLQSLMGTTVTPVQQAATAAYLQTHLLADVAGKSLTLQKGLPLTTGTVTRKNFLGCKVISAEFSCEVGGMLTVSFELDCKDVEETSVLAVATYPSMSPFHFGQMSVKTGTYASEVARDGIRKVSVKIERPQATERYYAGQSGTKAEPITNDQVKITGSLEGDYVDTVLDDLHTSDGGMSFVWDFTGPIIAASNPERFTVKLPVIKLDDAPPTVEGFDLVKPTFNFTGLSNGTNVPSIEYMSTDITL